In Coprobacter tertius, the following proteins share a genomic window:
- a CDS encoding AMP-dependent synthetase/ligase, with translation MKKTIIDLFEESVNKYANNIFLLEKTADRFEPTTYSQVKEKVYVLGAGLQALGVKKGDNMALLSEGRNMWIIGELAMFYAGAVNVPLSVKLEENNDLLFRLKHSDTKFIMTSGTQIKKIRAIVKDLPDVEKVIIFDEIDHYEEKEVSLSEIMCMGNEFLSAHTQDEFLSISKSIKNEDYATITYTSGTTADPKGVILTHRNYTANVEQALTLVDIDENWRTLIILPLDHCFAHVVGFYIFMSQGASVATVQNGRTPLDTLKNIPVNIKEVKPYLILSVPALAKNFKKNIENGIRSQGKFAYKLFKAGIKVSEVYNAEGDNKGKGARIFLKPLVSLFDKILFSKIRENFGGELRFFIGGGALLDRDLQKFYYAIGIPMYQGYGLSEATPIISSNGPRRHTFGSSGVLVKPLDIKICDSDGKMLPPGEKGEIVVKGENVMAGYWKNAEATASTVKNGWLYTGDLGYIGTDGLLYVLGRFKSLLIGNDGEKYSPEGIEEAIVEHSSCISQVMLYNNQNAYTVALIVPNREMLRKKWVTHKVKQGTPEAASEAIRIIETQINRFKAGGPYSALFPGRWLPAAFAVLPEPFSEQNQMINSTMKMVRGKIEKSYRDRIDFLYTAEGKNPRNEANYRSLYNY, from the coding sequence ATGAAAAAAACTATCATAGATTTATTTGAAGAATCGGTAAATAAATATGCGAATAATATATTTTTACTCGAAAAAACAGCTGATCGGTTCGAACCTACTACTTACTCTCAGGTAAAGGAAAAAGTTTATGTCTTAGGGGCGGGTCTTCAGGCACTCGGTGTAAAAAAAGGAGATAATATGGCATTATTATCCGAGGGTCGCAATATGTGGATTATCGGAGAATTGGCTATGTTTTATGCTGGAGCGGTAAATGTCCCTCTTTCGGTAAAGCTCGAAGAAAATAATGATTTATTGTTTAGATTGAAACATTCGGATACAAAGTTTATCATGACATCCGGAACACAAATAAAGAAAATAAGGGCGATTGTGAAAGATTTACCGGATGTTGAAAAAGTAATTATATTTGATGAAATTGATCATTATGAAGAAAAAGAGGTTTCACTTTCTGAAATAATGTGTATGGGAAACGAATTTCTGAGTGCGCATACGCAGGATGAATTTCTAAGCATAAGCAAAAGTATTAAGAATGAAGATTACGCGACAATTACTTATACCTCGGGAACGACTGCCGATCCGAAAGGTGTTATACTCACACATCGTAATTATACTGCAAATGTAGAACAAGCCTTGACCTTAGTCGATATAGATGAGAATTGGCGTACGTTAATTATTTTACCACTCGACCATTGTTTTGCACATGTCGTCGGTTTTTATATTTTTATGTCTCAGGGAGCGTCTGTAGCAACTGTACAGAATGGACGTACACCTCTCGATACATTAAAAAATATACCGGTAAATATTAAAGAAGTAAAACCTTATTTGATACTGAGCGTGCCGGCTTTAGCTAAAAATTTCAAAAAAAATATCGAGAATGGTATCCGTTCTCAGGGGAAATTTGCATATAAATTATTTAAGGCGGGGATAAAGGTTTCCGAAGTATATAATGCCGAAGGGGATAATAAAGGGAAGGGTGCCCGTATATTTTTAAAACCATTGGTTTCACTTTTCGATAAAATATTATTTTCTAAAATTCGTGAAAATTTCGGAGGAGAATTACGTTTTTTTATAGGGGGTGGGGCGTTACTCGATAGAGATCTCCAAAAGTTTTATTATGCGATAGGTATTCCTATGTATCAGGGATATGGGTTGAGTGAGGCGACACCTATTATTTCTTCTAACGGGCCTCGTCGTCATACATTTGGTTCCAGTGGTGTGTTAGTGAAACCATTAGATATTAAAATATGTGATTCTGACGGAAAAATGCTGCCTCCGGGAGAAAAAGGAGAAATTGTAGTAAAAGGTGAAAATGTTATGGCCGGATACTGGAAAAATGCGGAGGCCACGGCTTCTACTGTAAAAAACGGTTGGTTATATACTGGTGATTTGGGTTATATAGGTACCGACGGATTATTATATGTTTTAGGCCGTTTCAAAAGTTTGCTTATTGGAAATGATGGAGAAAAGTATAGTCCTGAAGGTATCGAGGAAGCCATTGTAGAACATTCATCCTGTATTAGTCAGGTTATGTTGTATAATAATCAGAATGCTTATACAGTGGCTCTTATCGTGCCGAACCGGGAAATGTTAAGAAAAAAATGGGTAACACACAAAGTTAAACAGGGTACTCCTGAAGCTGCTTCAGAAGCGATACGTATTATCGAAACTCAGATAAATCGTTTTAAAGCGGGAGGCCCTTACAGTGCGTTATTCCCGGGAAGATGGCTACCAGCTGCTTTTGCCGTATTACCAGAACCATTTAGTGAACAAAACCAAATGATTAACAGCACGATGAAAATGGTACGGGGAAAGATAGAGAAGTCATATCGTGATCGAATTGATTTTTTGTATACGGCAGAAGGTAAAAATCCTCGCAATGAAGCTAATTACAGGTCGTTATATAATTATTGA
- a CDS encoding YwqG family protein — protein sequence MGLFDFLSDKKNTKKLPENVAEKVLIEIKHQISKPCISLIFKDEETSVFNSKIAGEPFLPEGFIYPVDKSSGEPLVFLAQINFSELPRIEGFPANGILQFYIKDKMFYGMDFDNRINQNSFRVCFHPGITGNETTYSSPVKTYDKEMFPVHKTCKIEGRITTDYISHWIWNFREKLLPVYQQVTGSNVDTVPEKVIEFIEENLHPTVESKIGGYPSFTQEDPRYEYKDYSILLLQLVSEESSGLMWGDCGIANFFITPDDFKRLDFDNVLYSWDCY from the coding sequence ATGGGATTATTCGACTTCCTATCCGATAAAAAGAATACAAAAAAATTGCCGGAGAATGTTGCTGAAAAAGTATTAATCGAAATAAAGCATCAAATATCGAAACCCTGTATATCACTAATTTTCAAGGATGAAGAAACCTCTGTATTTAATAGCAAAATTGCCGGAGAACCATTTTTACCGGAAGGATTTATTTATCCTGTCGATAAATCATCGGGAGAACCACTCGTATTTCTGGCCCAGATAAATTTCTCGGAACTTCCTCGTATCGAAGGATTCCCGGCAAACGGTATCCTGCAATTCTATATAAAAGACAAAATGTTTTACGGGATGGATTTTGATAACAGAATAAATCAAAATTCTTTTCGTGTCTGTTTCCACCCGGGAATAACTGGAAATGAAACGACCTATTCATCACCTGTAAAGACTTATGACAAAGAAATGTTTCCGGTACACAAAACTTGTAAAATAGAAGGCCGTATTACCACCGACTATATCAGCCATTGGATATGGAACTTTAGAGAAAAACTCTTGCCGGTTTACCAGCAGGTAACCGGGTCCAATGTAGATACGGTTCCCGAAAAAGTTATAGAATTTATAGAAGAAAATCTTCACCCGACTGTAGAAAGCAAAATCGGTGGATACCCTTCATTTACCCAAGAAGACCCCCGTTATGAATACAAAGACTACTCTATCTTACTTTTACAATTGGTCTCTGAAGAATCATCGGGATTGATGTGGGGTGATTGCGGTATCGCTAATTTTTTTATTACTCCTGATGATTTTAAGCGCCTCGACTTTGACAATGTTTTATATAGTTGGGATTGCTATTAA
- a CDS encoding MBL fold metallo-hydrolase, whose protein sequence is MKITYIYHSGFTIETETVLVVIDFYKDPASIVPGLLSSAFKPVYVLSTHFHSDHFNPEIFEWKELRPDIHYILSHDIKKHRRIVSDGITFLKKGDIYSDDLIDIKAFGSTDSGDSFWIRNGQQSVFHAGDLNDWHWNEESSLQEVKEARNAFKAELADIVKDVQAFDVAFFPVDPRMGKDYALGAEEFLDTIKVGVFIPMHFWDDYDAAAAFQLIAEKHGSQFVKWEKPGQIYYL, encoded by the coding sequence ATGAAAATAACATATATATATCATAGCGGTTTTACGATAGAAACAGAAACAGTGCTGGTTGTCATCGATTTTTATAAAGATCCTGCCAGTATCGTGCCGGGCTTATTGAGCAGTGCCTTTAAACCGGTATATGTTTTGTCTACTCATTTTCACTCAGATCATTTCAATCCTGAGATATTCGAATGGAAAGAATTGCGGCCCGATATTCATTATATTTTATCCCATGATATCAAAAAACATCGCAGGATTGTTTCCGATGGAATTACATTTTTGAAAAAAGGAGATATTTATTCCGATGATTTAATCGATATAAAGGCTTTTGGCTCTACCGATTCGGGAGATTCTTTTTGGATTCGGAACGGTCAACAGTCTGTTTTTCATGCAGGCGATCTTAACGATTGGCACTGGAATGAAGAATCTTCTCTTCAGGAGGTAAAGGAAGCTCGTAATGCATTTAAGGCGGAGTTGGCAGATATTGTTAAAGATGTTCAGGCTTTTGATGTCGCTTTTTTTCCGGTCGATCCGAGAATGGGGAAAGATTATGCACTTGGTGCTGAGGAATTTTTGGATACAATAAAAGTAGGTGTTTTCATTCCGATGCATTTCTGGGATGATTATGATGCAGCAGCTGCTTTTCAGCTGATTGCTGAAAAACATGGATCGCAATTCGTCAAATGGGAGAAACCGGGCCAGATTTATTATCTATAA
- a CDS encoding NADP-dependent oxidoreductase — translation MKAKQIILRSRPQGMPVKDNFAFEDIHLREIKDGEVLLKAKFISVDAYMRGRMNESNTFIWPYEVGKPIDGGMVATVVESKSDALIKGDRVVGMLPWATYSIDSVERLRKIYTDEFPDGYYLGVLGMPGLTAYFGMVEICRPKPREAVLVSAAAGSVGLVAGQIARIMNCRVIGITGSDEKVDILRKEFGFDDVINYKTTKDLSGAISELCPKGVDCYFDNVGGEISEAVIAHLNYHGRVAFSGSIAYYNETGDKEKPGLTAMVLEKGGHFKEFIVGDYQRRYLEGLSHLMTWLKEGKMHYTETIIDGFEELPRAFLDLFEGRNIGKMLVRVNE, via the coding sequence ATGAAAGCTAAACAGATAATATTGCGATCTCGTCCGCAGGGAATGCCCGTAAAAGATAATTTCGCATTTGAGGATATACATTTAAGAGAGATAAAAGACGGTGAGGTTCTACTGAAAGCAAAGTTTATATCGGTCGATGCTTATATGAGAGGGCGTATGAATGAATCGAATACGTTTATATGGCCGTATGAAGTAGGAAAACCCATTGATGGTGGTATGGTAGCTACAGTGGTAGAAAGCAAAAGCGATGCTTTAATTAAAGGAGACCGCGTGGTGGGAATGTTACCTTGGGCAACCTATTCTATTGATTCGGTAGAGCGTTTAAGAAAAATATATACCGATGAATTTCCCGATGGCTATTATCTTGGTGTTTTAGGTATGCCGGGTTTAACGGCTTATTTCGGAATGGTTGAAATTTGTCGCCCTAAACCTCGTGAAGCGGTTCTTGTTTCTGCCGCTGCCGGATCTGTCGGATTAGTTGCCGGACAGATTGCCCGTATAATGAACTGTCGGGTAATAGGTATTACAGGCTCTGATGAAAAAGTCGATATTTTGAGGAAAGAGTTTGGATTCGATGATGTAATTAATTATAAAACGACAAAAGATCTATCGGGTGCTATTTCGGAATTATGCCCGAAAGGAGTCGATTGTTATTTCGATAATGTTGGAGGTGAGATATCCGAAGCTGTAATTGCACATCTTAATTATCATGGGAGGGTAGCGTTCAGCGGTAGTATTGCTTATTATAATGAAACCGGTGATAAGGAAAAACCTGGGCTTACGGCGATGGTGCTGGAAAAAGGAGGACATTTTAAAGAGTTTATCGTCGGAGATTACCAGCGTCGGTATCTTGAAGGATTGTCTCATTTGATGACCTGGTTAAAAGAAGGAAAGATGCATTATACCGAAACGATTATAGATGGTTTCGAAGAATTGCCCCGGGCTTTTTTAGATCTTTTCGAAGGGCGTAATATCGGAAAAATGCTTGTGCGTGTAAATGAATAA
- a CDS encoding phosphatase PAP2 family protein translates to MFENLISLDRSVFLFFNRHHSLYWDQVMWVYTGRIIWIPLVLMLAYVLFKKNWKEGLFAAVMIGLAVTLSDQTASAVFKPLFERLRPAWDPDFSPYVTIVNGYTGGRYGFASSHAANGIALALFTSLLFRRKWYTFTAFLWAAISCYSRMYVGVHYPGDILGGLIIGTVMALFVYYCLYLPLHRIFFVKGIFPSARPVYERSNDSIYVMGMIYFIFIFILIASPLINFAIK, encoded by the coding sequence ATGTTTGAAAACCTGATTTCTCTCGATCGCTCTGTTTTTTTGTTCTTTAACCGTCATCATAGTCTTTATTGGGATCAGGTAATGTGGGTTTATACCGGTCGTATCATATGGATACCATTGGTATTGATGTTGGCATATGTTCTTTTTAAAAAGAATTGGAAAGAAGGCTTATTTGCCGCTGTGATGATCGGGTTGGCGGTAACACTGAGCGACCAAACTGCTTCGGCCGTATTTAAGCCGTTGTTCGAACGTTTGAGACCGGCTTGGGATCCTGATTTTTCGCCTTATGTAACGATTGTGAATGGTTATACGGGAGGACGTTACGGATTTGCTTCGAGCCATGCGGCTAATGGAATCGCTTTAGCTTTATTTACCTCGTTGTTGTTTCGTAGAAAATGGTATACGTTTACTGCTTTTTTGTGGGCTGCGATTTCGTGCTATTCACGTATGTATGTAGGCGTACATTATCCTGGAGACATCCTTGGCGGCCTTATCATCGGCACTGTAATGGCGCTTTTCGTATATTATTGTCTATATTTACCGTTACACCGGATATTTTTTGTCAAAGGTATTTTTCCCTCTGCACGACCTGTATATGAAAGATCTAATGATTCTATTTATGTAATGGGTATGATCTACTTTATATTTATTTTCATTTTAATTGCGTCACCTCTTATAAATTTTGCGATTAAGTAA
- a CDS encoding tetratricopeptide repeat protein, whose amino-acid sequence MKIKVIYIYLILCLSSFQAVFSQDILQEANDAYSKQEYQKAIMLYEKVLKEKGSSPDLYYNLGNAYYKNKEYPRAILNYERSLLLSPGDADTRFNLELAKTKITDKIEPVGKFFLTIWIETVRDGLSSNSWAVIGIISFILFIAGAYLYFFTRRVVIKKLGFFLGLFLLFVSAVSNCFAFEQKDKMIDRNKAIVFAPTITVKSSPAESGTNLFVLHEGTKVSVLSKVAGWSEILLEDGNRGWMPSDKLEII is encoded by the coding sequence ATGAAGATAAAAGTAATATATATATATCTAATTTTGTGTTTATCGAGCTTCCAGGCTGTATTTTCACAAGATATTTTGCAGGAAGCCAATGATGCTTATAGCAAGCAGGAGTATCAGAAAGCGATAATGTTATACGAAAAAGTATTGAAAGAGAAAGGTAGTTCACCCGATTTGTACTATAATCTCGGAAATGCATATTATAAAAATAAAGAATATCCCCGGGCGATACTTAATTATGAGAGATCATTATTACTTTCTCCCGGTGATGCTGACACTCGTTTCAATCTTGAATTGGCAAAAACAAAGATTACCGATAAGATCGAGCCTGTGGGGAAATTTTTTCTTACGATATGGATAGAAACCGTGCGTGATGGATTGTCTTCCAATAGCTGGGCCGTAATCGGTATTATAAGTTTTATTCTTTTTATTGCTGGAGCTTATCTTTATTTCTTTACCCGTCGTGTCGTGATTAAAAAACTCGGATTTTTTCTGGGATTATTTTTATTATTCGTATCGGCAGTTTCTAATTGTTTTGCTTTCGAACAAAAAGATAAAATGATCGATAGGAATAAAGCAATTGTTTTTGCACCTACTATAACTGTTAAAAGTTCTCCGGCAGAAAGCGGGACCAACCTATTTGTCCTTCATGAAGGAACTAAGGTTTCGGTACTTAGTAAAGTTGCAGGTTGGTCTGAGATTTTACTGGAAGATGGAAATCGAGGATGGATGCCTTCGGATAAACTGGAAATAATATAA
- a CDS encoding BatD family protein produces the protein MMVKKLFFIFSILLFFVSGVWADETKFEASIPKQVIKGQSFQVTYTVINGSGQDLRVPDFQGCKLLYGPGVTQGSQIVSVNGRTTSQTEESYTYTLRAIQEGTFRIGAATIKINGKQYSTSPVSLQILPPDKQAGNTGNNPDVAATSSSDPEVFARLILSNTHVYEQQAIVASIKLYSRTQISGSGNYQDPTFEGFAVQEIDLKNISVDLENYQGKNYQVAVVRKYLLFPQHAGNLKITSGKYDLIIPVPRKVQGIFGPTVIYSDVTKTVSTQAATINVMPLPAGKPATYMGAVGEFSLTSTINREKLKTNDAVTIKLVLKGKGNVKFTKTPEVKFPEDFEVYDPKIDVQISGLEGTKTIEYTAIARHAGDFTIAPVEFSYFDPESKSYKTTSTPVYHLKVEKGTGGGNAAISDYTDKEALKLLNQDIHFIKLGKQNLKKDQSAFYGGIGYWLWYIVPALLFIIFIIVNRKQARENANIALMKTKKANKVASRRLKQAGKYLKEHNTGMFYEEVLKAVWGYLSDKLSLPLSELTRENVASELNKYGAGDELTDRFMNILDTCEFARYAPSQSDEAMDKLYEETIDAIGKMENTVKKR, from the coding sequence ATGATGGTGAAAAAGCTGTTTTTCATATTTTCGATTTTATTGTTCTTTGTTTCGGGAGTATGGGCCGACGAAACGAAGTTCGAAGCTTCTATCCCGAAACAGGTTATTAAAGGACAGTCTTTTCAAGTAACTTATACCGTGATAAACGGTTCGGGACAGGATCTTAGAGTGCCTGATTTTCAGGGTTGTAAGCTATTGTACGGGCCTGGAGTGACTCAGGGCAGTCAGATTGTGTCTGTGAATGGACGAACGACATCTCAAACCGAAGAATCTTACACTTATACATTAAGGGCGATTCAGGAAGGTACGTTTCGTATAGGCGCAGCTACGATAAAAATTAATGGAAAGCAATATTCGACATCTCCGGTTTCTTTACAGATATTACCTCCCGATAAGCAAGCAGGAAATACCGGCAATAATCCCGACGTAGCTGCGACATCATCTTCGGATCCGGAAGTTTTTGCGCGTCTTATTTTATCAAATACTCATGTTTACGAACAACAGGCAATCGTTGCATCGATAAAACTGTATTCACGCACTCAGATTTCAGGATCCGGCAACTATCAGGATCCTACTTTCGAGGGATTTGCAGTACAAGAGATAGATTTAAAAAATATTTCGGTAGACCTGGAAAACTATCAGGGTAAAAATTATCAGGTGGCTGTAGTTAGAAAATACCTGTTATTTCCACAACATGCTGGAAACTTAAAGATTACTTCAGGAAAATACGACCTTATTATACCGGTTCCCAGAAAAGTACAAGGAATTTTTGGTCCTACAGTTATTTACTCCGATGTGACAAAAACGGTGTCTACACAAGCCGCAACTATTAATGTAATGCCATTACCGGCTGGAAAGCCTGCTACTTATATGGGGGCTGTAGGAGAATTTTCTCTTACTTCGACAATTAACCGGGAAAAATTGAAAACGAATGACGCTGTCACAATAAAATTGGTTTTGAAAGGAAAAGGAAATGTAAAATTTACGAAGACTCCTGAAGTTAAATTCCCGGAAGATTTTGAAGTTTATGATCCTAAAATAGATGTACAAATTAGTGGATTGGAGGGTACGAAAACAATAGAATATACGGCTATAGCACGGCATGCCGGGGATTTTACAATCGCACCGGTCGAGTTTTCTTATTTCGATCCTGAAAGTAAATCATATAAAACAACGTCTACTCCGGTTTACCATTTGAAAGTCGAAAAAGGTACCGGTGGCGGAAATGCCGCTATTTCGGATTATACCGATAAGGAGGCCCTGAAGCTACTCAACCAAGATATACATTTTATAAAACTCGGTAAACAGAATCTGAAAAAAGATCAGTCTGCGTTTTATGGTGGTATTGGATATTGGTTATGGTATATTGTACCGGCATTATTGTTTATTATATTTATTATAGTGAACAGGAAACAAGCCCGTGAAAATGCCAATATTGCGTTGATGAAGACCAAAAAAGCAAATAAGGTGGCTTCGAGACGACTTAAGCAAGCCGGTAAATATTTAAAAGAACACAATACGGGAATGTTCTATGAAGAAGTCTTGAAGGCAGTATGGGGATATCTTAGCGATAAACTGAGTTTGCCTTTATCGGAACTTACCAGAGAAAACGTGGCTTCAGAACTGAATAAATACGGAGCAGGGGACGAGTTAACGGATCGTTTCATGAATATTCTCGATACATGTGAATTTGCCCGTTATGCACCTTCTCAGTCGGATGAGGCTATGGATAAACTATATGAAGAAACGATCGATGCGATAGGTAAAATGGAAAATACCGTAAAAAAGAGATAA
- a CDS encoding BatD family protein has product MKRFLILVLLITGLMPVFAGGSDIGFEVEVPARVLPGSRFRVNYILSNARGYDFKLSGIKNAEVVYNYSDYVVKSGIFSSIYTIILQAGNEGTIKIPSATVYADGKVWKSASKKVKIKTNRKDNPSVKVALTVPDNVEPGEVFKIVYVQYNGYEADIELPEIKNAEIISKYQPYHTRQLVKDKNGVQKVEEVWSYVYVLKAGDKGRIKISATSLKTGNKKYKVKGTEINVEPDMQKIRKRMPFYEV; this is encoded by the coding sequence ATGAAACGGTTTCTTATATTAGTATTATTAATAACCGGATTGATGCCGGTTTTTGCAGGAGGATCTGATATTGGGTTCGAGGTGGAGGTACCAGCCAGAGTTCTTCCCGGGAGCCGGTTTCGGGTAAATTATATTTTGTCTAATGCCCGTGGGTATGATTTTAAATTATCGGGTATAAAAAATGCCGAGGTCGTATATAATTATTCCGATTATGTAGTGAAATCGGGAATATTTTCCAGTATATATACAATTATATTACAGGCAGGAAACGAAGGTACGATAAAGATACCGTCGGCTACGGTTTATGCCGATGGTAAAGTTTGGAAAAGTGCCTCGAAAAAAGTAAAAATAAAGACAAATAGAAAAGATAATCCCTCGGTTAAAGTTGCCCTTACGGTACCCGATAATGTAGAACCCGGTGAGGTATTCAAGATTGTGTATGTTCAGTATAATGGATATGAAGCGGATATTGAACTGCCTGAAATAAAAAATGCCGAAATCATATCTAAATATCAACCTTATCATACGCGTCAGTTAGTAAAAGATAAAAATGGCGTCCAAAAAGTTGAGGAAGTATGGAGTTATGTTTATGTTCTGAAAGCTGGGGATAAAGGTCGTATAAAAATATCGGCAACCAGTTTGAAAACAGGAAATAAGAAATATAAAGTAAAAGGGACAGAAATAAATGTGGAGCCTGACATGCAAAAAATTCGAAAGAGAATGCCCTTTTATGAAGTGTAA
- a CDS encoding tetratricopeptide repeat protein has product MKDKIIILLACVSSVTFAQENAAPVDKKANPKLERNSIRSGNNLYKDKKYTEAEIDYRKSLDANPDSWMGTYNLGNALYKQEKFDAALEEYKKVVVNEKDSRKLAETWHNIGNIFMHNKQYAESIEAYKNSLRLNPSDNETRYNLRMAQLLLKQQQQQQDKDKQQDKDKDKNNKDQQEKDKKNDQGKQNPQDNKNNKDQEDKKDQQQQQSSSQMSKENAQQILDAIQQDERNTQEKVKKALMQQQKKKKTDKEW; this is encoded by the coding sequence ATGAAAGATAAAATAATTATATTACTGGCATGCGTCTCATCGGTGACTTTTGCTCAGGAAAATGCTGCACCGGTGGATAAAAAGGCAAATCCGAAATTAGAACGGAATAGTATAAGAAGCGGAAACAATTTATATAAAGATAAAAAATATACCGAAGCAGAAATCGATTATAGAAAATCGCTCGATGCTAATCCCGATTCATGGATGGGAACATATAATTTGGGAAATGCTTTATATAAACAGGAAAAATTCGATGCGGCACTCGAGGAGTATAAAAAAGTGGTCGTTAATGAGAAAGATTCTCGGAAACTTGCTGAAACATGGCATAATATCGGAAATATATTTATGCATAACAAGCAATATGCCGAGAGTATCGAGGCTTATAAAAATTCTTTAAGATTGAATCCTTCCGATAATGAGACGCGTTATAATTTAAGAATGGCTCAATTATTGTTGAAGCAACAGCAGCAACAGCAAGATAAGGACAAACAGCAAGATAAGGATAAAGATAAAAATAATAAAGATCAGCAGGAAAAAGATAAGAAAAACGATCAGGGAAAGCAAAATCCTCAAGATAACAAAAATAATAAAGACCAAGAAGATAAGAAAGATCAACAGCAGCAACAGTCGTCTTCCCAAATGTCGAAAGAGAATGCGCAGCAAATACTAGATGCTATACAACAGGATGAGCGTAATACTCAAGAAAAGGTGAAAAAAGCATTGATGCAGCAACAAAAGAAAAAGAAAACCGATAAAGAATGGTAA
- a CDS encoding vWA domain-containing protein, translating into MFRFAQPEYLYLLFIVPLLWAVYIYSVYRNKKNLKKYGNPSILDDLSPDVSKYKPGAKFFLQQLAFIVLIFILARPQMGAKVETVKKQGVEIVVALDVSNSMLARDIQPSRLEKAKQMLSKLVDGLDNDKVGLIVFAGDAYTQLPITSDFVSAKMFLSSISPEMVPTQGTAIGKAIDVAMSSFTTDKSADKAIIVITDAENHEDDAVQAAKEAAKKGIMVDVIGIGSTQGAPIPMGKNSNTLRKDDQGNVVITKLNETLGREIAQAGGGIYIGADNTGSALRALMSEVKKMKKSDIESKVYSEYDEQFQGLAWIALLLLLADVFILDRKNKLMKKINFFS; encoded by the coding sequence ATGTTTCGATTTGCACAACCCGAATATTTATATCTGTTGTTCATCGTACCTCTTTTATGGGCGGTGTATATTTATAGCGTGTACCGTAATAAGAAAAATCTTAAAAAATACGGAAATCCTTCGATTTTGGACGATTTATCCCCCGATGTATCGAAATATAAACCGGGAGCAAAATTTTTTCTTCAACAACTGGCGTTTATTGTATTGATTTTTATCCTTGCACGGCCTCAGATGGGAGCAAAAGTGGAAACTGTAAAGAAACAGGGTGTTGAGATAGTTGTGGCGCTCGATGTATCTAATTCGATGTTGGCCCGTGATATACAGCCGAGCCGACTCGAAAAAGCAAAACAAATGCTTTCGAAGTTGGTAGATGGGTTGGATAACGATAAAGTCGGGTTGATCGTATTTGCCGGAGATGCTTATACACAGCTTCCTATTACCTCCGATTTCGTATCGGCGAAAATGTTTCTTTCGAGTATAAGCCCTGAGATGGTTCCCACTCAGGGGACGGCTATAGGAAAAGCAATAGATGTGGCAATGAGCTCATTTACAACAGATAAGAGTGCGGATAAAGCGATTATTGTAATTACCGATGCCGAAAATCATGAAGACGATGCGGTGCAAGCAGCCAAGGAGGCAGCCAAGAAAGGTATTATGGTCGACGTTATCGGAATCGGTTCTACGCAGGGTGCTCCTATACCGATGGGTAAAAATAGTAATACACTACGAAAAGACGATCAGGGTAATGTCGTGATTACAAAATTAAATGAGACTTTGGGCCGTGAAATAGCACAGGCCGGAGGAGGAATATACATTGGAGCCGATAATACAGGTAGTGCCTTGAGAGCTTTGATGTCGGAAGTAAAGAAAATGAAGAAATCGGATATCGAAAGTAAAGTGTATTCGGAATATGACGAACAATTTCAGGGACTTGCCTGGATCGCACTTTTATTATTGTTAGCCGATGTATTTATTCTCGATCGAAAGAATAAATTGATGAAGAAAATTAATTTTTTCTCTTGA